One Bacillus sp. (in: firmicutes) genomic window carries:
- a CDS encoding RHS repeat-associated core domain-containing protein: YFDEETDLYYLMARYYDANIGRFLTRDSFHGFEDDPQSLNLYSYTKNNPVIYVDHDGHNPLLIAAARMIIRYAAPQLKKWGLKAATKIATYAKRVLNKFTKEFDIRVNPHSDQIVLVLKKQRKKGEDARIFSLDYHHLPAIKNKKGLPQPGRIFHYHIAPNPKIHYVFGWSVKRGYYVPKHPLYRLV; the protein is encoded by the coding sequence ACTATTTCGATGAAGAAACAGACCTATACTATTTGATGGCGCGTTATTATGATGCCAATATCGGTCGTTTCCTCACACGAGATTCGTTTCATGGGTTTGAGGATGATCCGCAATCTTTAAACTTATATTCTTATACAAAGAATAATCCAGTAATATACGTTGATCATGATGGGCATAATCCATTGCTGATAGCCGCGGCTAGAATGATAATAAGATATGCGGCCCCTCAATTAAAAAAATGGGGCTTAAAAGCAGCAACAAAAATAGCCACTTATGCAAAACGTGTATTAAATAAATTTACAAAAGAGTTTGATATTAGAGTTAATCCTCATTCAGACCAGATTGTATTAGTTTTAAAAAAGCAACGAAAAAAAGGAGAAGATGCCCGAATATTTTCCTTAGACTATCATCATTTACCAGCCATTAAAAATAAAAAAGGGCTACCACAACCTGGTAGGATTTTTCATTATCATATAGCTCCAAACCCTAAAATACATTATGTTTTTGGATGGTCTGTAAAAAGAGGATATTATGTTCCTAAACATCCTCTCTACAGATTAGTTTAA